Proteins co-encoded in one Oreochromis aureus strain Israel breed Guangdong linkage group 3, ZZ_aureus, whole genome shotgun sequence genomic window:
- the LOC116331719 gene encoding endoplasmic reticulum chaperone BiP produces the protein MKLLWFVILLVCPVFGAADDDKEENIWTMIGIDLGTTYSSVGVFRNGRVEIIPNDQGSRITPSYVAFTSEGERLIGDAAKNQLTSNPENTIFDAKRLIGRTWGDWSVQEDIKYLPFKVTKKKSKPHIQVDIGGGQMKTFAPEEVCAMVLTKMKETAEAYLGKKVTHAVVTVPTYFNDAQRQATKDAGTIAGLNVIQVINEATAAGIAYGLDKKDGVKNILVFDLGGGSFDVSLLTIDNGVFEVVATNGDTHLGGEDFDQRVMEHFIKLYKKKTGKDVHKDNRAVQKLRREVEKAKRALSAQHQTHIEIESFFKGQDFAETLTRAKFEELNMDLFRSTLKPVQKVLEDAELKKSDIDEIVLVGGSTRIPKIQQLVKEFFNGKEPCRGINPDEAVAYGAAVQAGVLSGEDTGDVVLLDVCPMTLGVETVGGVMTKLIPRNSWVLTKEARIFTTVSDNQDTVTINVYEGERPLTKDNHFLGTFDLTGIPPAPRGVPQIEVTFEININGILRVTAEDKATGNKNKIITNQNWLMPEDIKRMVNDAKRFAEEDKKLKERINAHNELEGYAYSLKNQIESIEKAVEEKIEWLDSHQDADLDDFRAKKKELEEVVQSIITKVYSSAGSPPPEGSEQNEKDEL, from the exons atgaaGCTGTTGTGGTTTGTCATACTGTTAGTCTGCCCTGTTTTTGGTGCCGCCGATGATGACAAAGAGGAGAACATTTGGACTATGATTGGGATTGATCTGGGGACCACATACTCAAG TGTTGGAGTGTTCAGAAATGGGCGTGTAGAGATTATTCCAAATGACCAGGGAAGCAGAATCACCCCCTCCTACGTGGCCTTCACCAGTGAAGGTGAGCGTCTGATTGGTGATGCTGCCAAGAATCAGCTGACCTCTAACCCTGAGAACACCATTTTTGATGCCAAGAGGCTGATTGGTCGGACATGGGGTGACTGGTCTGTGCAGGAGGACATCAAATACCTGCCCTTCAAG gTTACTAAGAAGAAGAGCAAGCCACATATCCAGGTTGACATTGGTGGTGGCCAGATGAAGACCTTTGCTCCTGAGGAGGTCTGTGCGATGGTGCTGACTAAGATGAAGGAGACTGCTGAGGCTTACCTGGGCAAGAAG GTCACACATGCTGTGGTCACTGTCCCAACCTACTTCAATGATGCCCAGCGCCAGGCCACTAAGGATGCTGGTACCATTGCTGGTCTGAATGTTATACAAGTCATCAATGAGGC AACTGCTGCTGGTATTGCTTATGGCCTGGACAAGAAGGATGGAGTGAAGAACATTCTTGTCTTCGATCTGGGTGGTGGCAGCTTTGATGTTTCTCTTCTGACCATTGACAATGGTGTGTTCGAAGTGGTGGCCACCAACGGTGACACTCATCTGGGAGGTGAGGACTTTGACCAGCGTGTCATGGAGCACTTCATCAAGCTGTACAAGAAGAAGACTGGCAAAGATGTTCACAAAGACAACCGTGCTGTGCAGAAGCTGCGTCGCGAGGTCGAGAAGGCCAAGAGGGCGCTGTCTGCCCAGCACCAAACCCACATTGAGATCGAGTCCTTCTTTAAAGGACAAGACTTCGCTGAGACCCTGACTCGTGCCAAGTTTGAGGAGCTGAACATG GACCTGTTCCGGTCCACCCTGAAGCCTGTACAGAAAGTGCTGGAAGATGCTGAATTGAAGAAGTCCGACATTGATGAGATTGTCCTGGTTGGAGGCTCCACTCGTATCCCCAAAATCCAGCAGCTGGTGAAGGAGTTCTTCAATGGCAAAGAGCCATGTAGAGGCATCAACCCTGATGAGGCTGTGGCATACGGAGCTGCTGTGCAGGCTGGTGTACTTTCTGGAGAGGACACTG GTGATGTGGTTCTTCTGGATGTGTGCCCCATGACCCTTGGTGTTGAGACTGTTGGAGGAGTAATGACCAAGCTGATCCCCAGGAACAGTTGGGTGCTCACCAAAGAAGCACGGATCTTTACTACAGTGTCTGATAACCAGGATACTGTCACGATCAATGTCTATGAAG gtgAGCGTCCTTTGACCAAAGACAACCATTTCCTGGGTACCTTTGACCTGACTGGCATCCCCCCTGCTCCTCGTGGTGTGCCGCAGATTGAAGTCACCTTTGAGATTAATATCAATGGCATTTTGCGTGTCACTGCTGAGGACAAGGCCACAGGCAACAAGAACAAGATCATAACTAACCAGAACTGGCTAATGCCTGAGGATATCAAACGCATGGTGAACGACGCCAAGCGCTTTGCTGAGGAAGACAAGAAGCTGAAGGAGAGGATCAATGCTCACAATGAGCTGGAGGGCTACGCATACTCCCTGAAGAACCAGATTGAATCCATTGAGAAGGCAGTGGAGGAGAAGATTGAGTGGTTGGACTCCCACCAAGATGCTGACCTAGACGACTTTAGAGCCAAGAAGAAGGAGCTTGAGGAGGTGGTTCAGTCTATTATCACCAAGGTGTATAGTAGTGCTGGTAGTCCACCACCAGAGGGCAGTGAGCAAAATGAGAAGGATGAGTTGTAG